The Caballeronia sp. NK8 genome includes a window with the following:
- a CDS encoding GNAT family N-acetyltransferase → MGHQPIDADTRRPHHGSADFEIIARLFWGLGYATEAAAAAVRFGFQSLQLFEIVSNAGIANEKSMRVMAKLGCYATQTAISTIRGFRKGILCAANFYTDSYGADGRTVRGNQRVRSSPPYPVPSSKRVRSTSA, encoded by the coding sequence TTGGGTCATCAGCCGATCGACGCCGATACGCGCCGTCCACATCATGGTTCTGCCGACTTCGAGATTATTGCACGGCTTTTCTGGGGCCTAGGCTACGCAACCGAAGCTGCCGCGGCCGCAGTTCGGTTCGGCTTCCAGTCCCTTCAGTTATTCGAGATTGTGTCAAACGCTGGCATAGCCAATGAAAAATCGATGCGGGTGATGGCAAAGCTCGGATGCTACGCGACCCAAACGGCGATTTCGACCATCCGCGGGTTTCGGAAGGGAATCCTCTGCGCCGCGAATTTCTATACCGACTCATACGGAGCCGATGGCCGTACAGTCCGCGGCAATCAGCGTGTGAGGTCGAGTCCGCCATACCCTGTCCCGTCATCCAAGCGCGTTCGAAGCACGTCCGCGTAG
- the istA gene encoding IS21 family transposase has translation MPGTYVTDQQVRLYMSKRKHHTQEVAAAMAGMSVRTARRIEHEGRLPSQKPSRAWRTRHDPFAEVWESEVVPLLRHAPRLKAITLLCKLQEAHPGLFPDSMRRTLERRVSQWRALEGPGKEIFFPQQHLPGVQGLSDFTDMRDLRVTVAGAPLDHRLYHFVLAFSHWEYAYVVEGGESFEALSTGLQNALWQAGGCPHEHRTDSLSAAFKNLQTEEDFTARYDALLVHYGMAGTRNNVGVAHENGSVESSHRHLKEAIDQALMLRGHRDFDDRAAYDAFVRDVVMRRNRRNAAAFNAEREHLQDLPAHRTTDFIEEEARVTRCGTFTVRGILYSAPSRLIGHRLKVRVYADHLDCYLSGALVHSTARGSHAANSRRRKLDYRHFIEALKRKPQAFKGLAFRDDLFPREAYRRTWERLEARLTQREACKTMVGLLELAANHGVEAVLAERLEALLAAGELPDLEQLQNEFAPRQAQCPDVAVDMPTAALYDTLLGEEASV, from the coding sequence ATGCCTGGAACCTACGTGACGGACCAGCAGGTCCGACTCTATATGAGTAAGCGCAAACATCACACTCAGGAAGTCGCCGCGGCGATGGCGGGCATGAGCGTTCGCACGGCCCGGCGCATCGAGCATGAGGGCCGTCTGCCGTCGCAGAAGCCATCACGCGCGTGGCGTACACGTCACGATCCGTTCGCGGAAGTTTGGGAGAGCGAGGTCGTGCCATTGCTGCGCCACGCGCCCCGGCTCAAGGCCATCACGTTGCTGTGCAAGCTGCAGGAGGCGCATCCGGGCCTCTTCCCTGACAGCATGCGGCGTACGCTCGAGCGGCGCGTCAGCCAATGGCGCGCACTCGAGGGCCCTGGCAAGGAGATCTTCTTCCCGCAGCAGCACTTGCCCGGCGTGCAGGGGCTCTCGGACTTTACCGACATGCGGGATCTGCGCGTGACGGTCGCCGGTGCGCCCCTCGATCACCGGCTCTATCACTTCGTGCTCGCGTTCTCGCACTGGGAATATGCCTATGTCGTCGAAGGTGGCGAGAGCTTCGAGGCCCTCTCCACCGGATTACAGAACGCGCTGTGGCAAGCCGGCGGCTGCCCGCATGAGCATCGCACCGACAGCCTATCGGCAGCGTTCAAGAATTTGCAGACTGAAGAGGACTTCACGGCTCGCTATGACGCACTGCTGGTGCATTACGGCATGGCCGGCACGCGCAATAACGTCGGCGTGGCCCATGAGAACGGTAGTGTGGAATCCTCGCACCGCCATCTGAAGGAGGCGATCGACCAAGCGCTGATGCTGCGTGGCCATCGCGACTTCGACGATCGGGCTGCCTATGACGCGTTTGTTCGCGACGTCGTCATGCGCCGTAACCGCCGTAACGCAGCGGCGTTTAACGCTGAGCGCGAACATTTGCAGGATTTGCCCGCACATCGCACGACCGACTTCATCGAAGAGGAAGCACGCGTGACACGCTGTGGCACCTTCACCGTGCGGGGCATTCTCTACAGCGCGCCGTCGCGCCTGATTGGTCACCGTCTGAAGGTGCGCGTCTATGCCGATCACCTCGACTGCTATCTGTCCGGCGCGCTCGTGCACAGCACAGCACGGGGCTCGCATGCGGCCAATAGCCGCCGTCGCAAGCTCGACTACCGGCACTTCATTGAGGCGCTCAAGCGCAAGCCCCAGGCGTTCAAGGGGCTAGCGTTTCGCGACGACTTGTTTCCGCGCGAGGCGTACCGCCGGACGTGGGAGCGGCTTGAGGCTCGGCTCACGCAGCGCGAAGCCTGCAAGACCATGGTCGGCTTACTGGAACTGGCCGCGAATCACGGAGTCGAGGCCGTTCTTGCTGAGCGGCTCGAGGCGTTGCTCGCCGCTGGCGAGCTGCCCGATCTCGAGCAACTACAGAATGAATTTGCGCCGCGGCAGGCGCAATGCCCAGACGTGGCTGTGGACATGCCGACGGCCGCTCTCTATGACACGCTGCTTGGCGAGGAGGCATCGGTATGA
- the istB gene encoding IS21-like element helper ATPase IstB, which translates to MNAPAIYDAARMGLMLTELRLPTIARLWSEFTQRSDKEGWPSTRLLGALLEHELAERAKRRIERHRVESHLDPSKTLEAFDFGLVPMVSKAHVMALASGDSWLEKGATILLFGPPGAGKSHLGSGIGHALIDAGYRVLFTRTGEIVQKLQAARQSLQLPSMLAKLDHFDLIILDDLSYVRKDQAETSVLFELIAERYERRSLLITANAAFSGWNDVFPDPSMTVAAIDRLVHHSTIFELNVESYRRRSADDNKRARRRQLPHPESEGATTMPS; encoded by the coding sequence ATGAACGCGCCCGCAATTTACGATGCCGCCCGTATGGGGCTGATGCTCACCGAGTTGCGCTTGCCGACGATCGCGCGGCTATGGTCCGAGTTCACACAGCGCTCCGACAAGGAAGGCTGGCCATCGACGCGCCTGCTCGGCGCGCTGCTCGAGCACGAACTGGCCGAGCGCGCGAAACGGCGCATCGAGCGGCATCGCGTCGAATCGCATTTGGACCCAAGCAAGACGCTCGAGGCCTTCGACTTCGGCTTGGTACCAATGGTGTCCAAGGCACATGTAATGGCGCTCGCGAGCGGCGACTCGTGGCTCGAGAAAGGCGCCACGATCCTGCTGTTTGGGCCACCGGGTGCCGGGAAGAGCCATTTAGGCTCCGGCATTGGTCATGCGCTGATCGACGCCGGGTACCGGGTGCTGTTCACACGCACCGGCGAAATCGTGCAGAAGCTGCAGGCGGCACGCCAAAGCCTGCAGTTGCCATCGATGCTCGCCAAGCTCGATCACTTCGATCTGATCATCCTCGATGACCTGTCGTACGTCAGAAAGGACCAGGCCGAAACGAGCGTGCTGTTCGAATTGATTGCGGAAAGATACGAGCGTCGAAGCCTTCTCATCACGGCCAACGCCGCGTTCTCCGGCTGGAATGATGTCTTCCCCGATCCCTCAATGACGGTCGCCGCCATCGACCGACTGGTGCATCACTCGACGATCTTCGAGCTGAACGTGGAGAGCTACCGGCGTCGCAGTGCCGATGACAACAAGCGCGCGCGGCGGCGTCAATTACCCCACCCCGAATCGGAAGGAGCGACAACTATGCCGAGCTGA
- a CDS encoding pirin family protein produces MFSLAPVKAFTHGEHFRALAVRNPEGMLDPFLGVDHAWMSAPTFPPHRHAGMCAVSYVFLDSETGVLNRDSIGTRNLIRPGGLHWTTAGSGIAHDEVPAESGKTVHSLQIFVDLSREKKSIAPSPLIVEPEEVPVVTQAGATIRVPVGNFGGVVSPAIPPTPVTILDVSLAAGAEIAIVDCQLRWPPGRQLSWPVDGVSCRCSARHSCRSFRFGVG; encoded by the coding sequence ATGTTCTCTCTCGCACCAGTCAAAGCATTCACGCACGGTGAGCACTTTCGCGCGCTTGCCGTGCGCAACCCGGAAGGCATGCTTGATCCCTTCCTTGGAGTCGATCACGCCTGGATGAGTGCGCCAACATTTCCGCCCCATCGTCACGCCGGCATGTGCGCCGTGTCGTACGTCTTTCTTGACTCGGAGACGGGCGTGCTCAACCGGGATTCGATCGGTACGCGAAACTTGATCCGACCCGGCGGACTGCACTGGACGACGGCCGGGTCCGGCATCGCTCACGATGAAGTTCCGGCTGAATCCGGCAAGACCGTTCACTCGCTTCAGATCTTCGTAGACCTGTCGCGCGAGAAGAAAAGCATCGCGCCGTCTCCGTTGATCGTCGAGCCCGAAGAAGTGCCGGTCGTGACACAGGCGGGCGCGACCATTAGGGTACCGGTCGGCAACTTCGGCGGCGTGGTTTCGCCCGCGATACCGCCGACGCCTGTGACGATTCTCGATGTATCGCTCGCGGCCGGTGCCGAAATTGCTATTGTAGATTGTCAATTACGATGGCCGCCCGGGCGACAACTATCTTGGCCGGTCGACGGGGTTAGTTGTCGCTGCTCAGCTCGGCATAGTTGTCGCTCCTTCCGATTCGGGGTGGGGTAA
- a CDS encoding CopG family ribbon-helix-helix protein, with product MSELLERPRQWIIKKALVQFLAREAEKRRLIQEGLDDVTAGRLLSMEQGETRQDR from the coding sequence TTGTCGGAGCTTCTTGAACGGCCCCGCCAGTGGATTATCAAGAAGGCGCTGGTTCAGTTTCTTGCGCGCGAGGCAGAGAAGCGACGCCTGATTCAGGAGGGTCTTGATGACGTCACCGCGGGCCGTCTGCTTTCGATGGAGCAAGGGGAGACTCGACAAGACCGTTGA
- a CDS encoding CsbD family protein: MNEDQVKGVGEKVKGKINEGVGKVTNDPVQEAKGDAQQVEGEARKNVGDAKEDLKDATDDTAKP, encoded by the coding sequence ATGAATGAAGATCAGGTTAAGGGCGTCGGCGAGAAGGTCAAAGGCAAGATCAATGAGGGCGTTGGCAAAGTGACGAACGACCCCGTGCAGGAAGCAAAGGGCGACGCGCAGCAGGTCGAGGGCGAAGCGCGTAAGAACGTCGGTGACGCCAAGGAGGACTTGAAGGACGCCACGGACGATACGGCGAAGCCGTAA
- a CDS encoding antitoxin, which produces MGNIWTEPALSGHDTKEEAEAYDAWFREEVRMSLEEQGADIPHDEAVAWMRARIAERRKVTNDR; this is translated from the coding sequence ATGGGAAATATTTGGACCGAACCCGCCCTTAGCGGGCATGACACAAAGGAAGAGGCGGAAGCCTACGACGCGTGGTTTCGCGAAGAAGTGCGCATGTCACTCGAAGAACAAGGTGCGGACATTCCTCACGATGAAGCGGTGGCGTGGATGCGCGCACGTATTGCCGAGCGGCGCAAGGTGACGAATGATCGTTGA
- a CDS encoding type II toxin-antitoxin system RelE/ParE family toxin, translating into MIVDWRPRAVRRLDKIHSHLSEESFLAADAVFDTIVAAAATLPNHPYAYREGRVPNTREMVVLPNYIIVYRVKRDRILIVNVLHARQRYP; encoded by the coding sequence ATGATCGTTGACTGGCGCCCGCGTGCGGTACGCCGACTCGACAAAATACACTCGCACCTCAGCGAAGAAAGCTTCCTCGCGGCCGACGCAGTATTCGACACGATTGTCGCGGCGGCCGCAACATTACCCAACCACCCGTACGCCTACCGCGAAGGCCGCGTGCCGAACACGCGCGAGATGGTCGTGCTTCCAAATTACATCATTGTCTATCGCGTAAAGCGCGACCGCATATTGATCGTGAATGTGCTCCACGCGCGCCAACGCTATCCGTGA
- a CDS encoding DoxX family protein, whose translation MRYFSFDQGKDALLLLARVLLMALFVLFGWPKLTGFSGTVGYMTSVGAPAPMLSAVVAVVMEFVVGIAIIVGFYTRPLALLLGLYTLGTAFIGHHYWTMTGTAQYANMINFYKNVSIMGGLLLLAATGPGRYSLDRK comes from the coding sequence ATGCGCTACTTCTCTTTCGATCAAGGCAAGGACGCACTTCTTCTCCTCGCTCGCGTGCTCCTGATGGCGCTTTTTGTGCTCTTTGGCTGGCCGAAGCTGACGGGCTTCTCAGGCACTGTTGGCTATATGACTTCGGTCGGCGCACCCGCGCCGATGCTTTCTGCGGTTGTCGCGGTCGTGATGGAATTCGTGGTAGGCATCGCGATCATCGTCGGCTTCTACACCCGCCCACTGGCTTTGCTGCTGGGTCTATATACACTCGGCACCGCGTTCATAGGCCACCACTACTGGACCATGACGGGCACGGCGCAGTACGCAAACATGATCAATTTCTACAAGAACGTTAGCATCATGGGTGGCCTGTTGCTGCTCGCCGCAACAGGCCCTGGCCGTTACTCACTAGATAGGAAGTGA
- a CDS encoding phosphate-starvation-inducible protein PsiE gives MREHFTQGLTENVRRRFDHVINVVELTVLILIGLATAFAMAQETWKVLRAGTVSLTDLLLMFLYLEVLAMDARYLRLGQLPVRFPLYIAMASLARDLILNRADTADQHVLLTTLGIAVLAISAVALRFGQYRYPARDDDGRDELTDSRPST, from the coding sequence ATGAGAGAACACTTTACACAAGGCCTGACCGAAAACGTCCGACGAAGATTCGACCACGTGATAAACGTGGTCGAGCTGACGGTGCTGATCCTGATCGGCCTCGCCACGGCCTTCGCCATGGCTCAAGAGACCTGGAAGGTCCTGAGGGCCGGCACTGTCTCGCTCACCGACCTTCTGCTGATGTTCTTGTATCTTGAAGTCCTTGCAATGGACGCACGATATCTACGTCTTGGGCAGTTGCCGGTGCGTTTTCCGCTCTATATCGCGATGGCGTCGCTCGCGCGAGATCTCATCCTCAACCGGGCCGACACGGCGGACCAACATGTTCTGCTTACTACACTGGGCATAGCAGTGTTGGCAATCAGTGCGGTTGCCCTTCGATTTGGTCAATACCGGTATCCAGCGCGCGACGATGACGGTCGTGATGAACTAACAGATTCCCGGCCATCGACGTAG
- a CDS encoding LysR family transcriptional regulator yields MNLLEAMRIYVRVVERGSISNAARDLGIGQPATSERIERLEKYLGCRLLLRSARAFNCTPDGIAFYERSKRILSAVEQAVSEMSNDEEAIRGTIRLAAPHCFGETVVTKTLALVRAAYPQLELELVLNDRVADLVTEGVDISFRLGPLGEGAFIARQLGQIGRTLVAAPGYLSQQGFILEPSDLIRHPFIRVQAMFGTDQLPLRHDATVVENASIRTAIRTSHWRPVYESILSGVGIGVLEDLACADALADGRLVRILPRYEVPSFELNLLIQAQRPVPPRVRAIVRLLKTCIPEILERMYVARGKEEDCLEAPANDDASELPDLSLLR; encoded by the coding sequence GTGAATCTTCTGGAAGCCATGCGCATATACGTCAGGGTCGTCGAACGCGGGAGTATCTCCAACGCGGCGAGAGACCTCGGCATCGGACAGCCGGCCACGAGCGAGCGCATCGAGCGGCTCGAAAAATATCTCGGTTGCCGGCTCCTGCTTCGCAGTGCCCGCGCATTCAATTGCACGCCCGACGGCATCGCCTTCTATGAGCGTAGCAAGAGAATTCTGTCTGCAGTAGAACAAGCGGTGTCTGAAATGTCGAATGATGAGGAAGCAATCAGAGGAACGATTCGCCTCGCGGCGCCTCACTGCTTTGGCGAGACCGTCGTCACGAAGACCTTGGCGCTCGTACGCGCGGCATATCCGCAGCTCGAACTGGAACTGGTGTTGAACGATAGGGTAGCCGACCTCGTGACCGAGGGCGTGGACATTTCGTTTCGTCTGGGCCCGCTTGGAGAAGGCGCGTTCATTGCCCGTCAACTCGGGCAGATCGGGCGTACACTTGTTGCCGCGCCGGGCTACCTGAGCCAGCAGGGCTTCATTCTGGAGCCGTCGGACCTGATCAGGCATCCGTTCATTCGGGTACAGGCCATGTTCGGCACGGACCAGTTGCCGCTCCGGCACGACGCGACCGTTGTGGAAAACGCGTCGATTCGCACTGCTATCAGGACCAGTCATTGGCGGCCTGTGTATGAATCGATTCTCTCCGGCGTCGGGATCGGCGTGCTGGAGGATCTGGCTTGCGCCGATGCGCTCGCAGACGGCCGGCTCGTCCGGATTCTGCCTCGGTACGAGGTACCGTCTTTCGAGCTGAACCTCCTGATCCAGGCACAACGCCCGGTGCCGCCGCGGGTACGTGCAATCGTGAGGTTGCTGAAGACATGCATTCCTGAAATCCTGGAAAGGATGTACGTCGCTCGCGGCAAGGAAGAAGACTGTCTTGAAGCACCCGCCAACGATGATGCTTCTGAGCTTCCAGACTTATCGTTGCTGCGTTAA
- a CDS encoding PLP-dependent aminotransferase family protein — protein sequence MNLYEKLADDIERSIRQGVYRHGERLPSVRQTSQQHRISVTTAIRAYLLLESRGLVTSKPQSGYFVNFHGDADERKLLELRPSRPIPISSPVDVSRLVLSTLRSIGVDDAVPLGSPYPDPSLFPFERINRYAYDAGRGKAQWGVTDALPPGNAKLVRQIARRYLENGMAVDPNEIIITVGATEAINLCLQAVAKPGDVIAVESPTFYAMLHAIERMGMKAIEVSTHPEYGIDIEALAAIVKSQTVTACMVMPNFQNPLGFQMPDDRKRELVQFLNAQDIPVIENGVYNELHFDRAHPSTLKSFDTKGLVLHCSSFSKSLTSAYRIGWALPGRYRDRVEKLKFLNTLTSPAIPQLAIAEFLERDGYEHHLRRVRKAYAQQANLMKAIVSRFFPEGTRISNPAGGYVLWIELPSSVDAMRLYRLTLDQGITIGPGYMFSVSESTYRNFIRLNYSSPWSSEIEQAVITVGKLVATCAR from the coding sequence ATGAATCTCTACGAGAAGCTTGCAGACGACATCGAGCGGTCGATCCGGCAAGGCGTGTACCGCCATGGCGAGCGCCTTCCATCGGTTCGTCAGACAAGTCAGCAACATCGGATCAGCGTCACGACGGCCATTCGCGCGTACTTGTTACTCGAAAGCCGCGGCTTGGTGACGAGCAAACCCCAGTCGGGCTATTTCGTCAATTTCCACGGCGACGCGGACGAGCGGAAGCTGCTCGAGCTACGGCCGTCGAGACCGATCCCGATCTCGTCGCCAGTGGACGTCAGCCGATTGGTGCTCTCGACGCTGCGTTCGATCGGTGTCGACGATGCGGTACCGCTCGGTTCGCCCTACCCCGACCCCAGTCTGTTTCCGTTCGAGCGGATCAACCGCTATGCCTACGACGCCGGACGGGGCAAGGCGCAATGGGGCGTGACGGATGCGCTGCCGCCGGGCAACGCGAAGCTCGTGCGGCAAATCGCGCGTCGCTACCTCGAGAACGGCATGGCGGTCGATCCGAATGAGATCATCATTACGGTCGGCGCGACCGAGGCCATCAATCTATGTCTTCAGGCGGTCGCAAAACCCGGCGATGTGATCGCGGTCGAGTCACCGACGTTTTATGCCATGCTCCATGCGATCGAACGCATGGGCATGAAGGCAATTGAAGTATCGACTCATCCGGAGTACGGCATCGATATCGAGGCGCTTGCCGCGATCGTCAAGTCGCAGACGGTCACCGCCTGTATGGTCATGCCCAATTTCCAGAATCCGCTTGGTTTCCAGATGCCGGACGATCGCAAGCGGGAGCTTGTTCAATTCCTAAACGCGCAGGACATCCCGGTCATCGAGAACGGCGTCTACAACGAGCTGCACTTCGACCGCGCCCACCCGAGCACCTTGAAGTCTTTCGACACCAAGGGACTGGTGCTTCACTGCTCCTCGTTCTCGAAGAGCCTGACGTCGGCTTACCGGATCGGCTGGGCGTTGCCGGGCCGCTATCGCGATCGCGTCGAGAAGCTCAAGTTCCTGAATACGCTGACCTCGCCGGCGATTCCACAACTGGCGATAGCGGAGTTCCTCGAACGCGACGGGTACGAGCATCACCTGAGACGGGTGCGGAAGGCGTATGCACAGCAGGCCAATCTGATGAAGGCGATCGTTTCGCGTTTCTTTCCCGAGGGGACGCGCATATCCAACCCCGCGGGGGGATACGTGCTGTGGATCGAATTGCCGTCCAGTGTCGACGCGATGCGTCTCTACAGGCTCACGCTCGATCAGGGCATCACGATCGGTCCGGGCTACATGTTCTCGGTTTCCGAGTCGACCTACCGGAATTTCATACGGCTCAACTACAGCAGCCCTTGGTCGAGCGAGATCGAGCAGGCCGTGATTACCGTCGGCAAGCTCGTCGCAACGTGTGCTCGCTAG
- the moaA gene encoding GTP 3',8-cyclase MoaA, with product MLDRLDRPLRDLRLSVIDQCNFRCTYCMPRETFGADYPFLPSSERLSFAQMLKLARAFALLGVEKIRITGGEPLLRRGLESLIEQLAKVTTISGKAMELALTTNGSLLAAKAQSLRNAGLDRVTVSLDAVDYAVFRRMSDIDIPVSRILKGIETARAVGLDPIKVNTVVERGVNDSQILPLVRLFKGTGVAVRFIEYMDVGGAADWSNANVMTAREIRDVVESEFRLIPHAVAEERGTAVNYRHAGGEGDVGFIASVSQPFCGSCSRARMSADGRVYSCLFAKEGADLTPWLTDTASVEQLAVAVRSRWVQRDDRYSELRSTQRKKGSGRVYPTVRMSLVGG from the coding sequence ATTCTCGACAGGCTGGATCGTCCCCTGCGGGATTTGCGGCTGTCGGTTATCGATCAATGCAATTTTCGCTGCACCTACTGCATGCCCCGGGAGACGTTCGGTGCAGACTATCCATTTCTGCCGTCTTCGGAACGCCTGTCGTTCGCGCAAATGCTCAAGCTCGCGAGGGCGTTCGCATTGCTCGGCGTGGAAAAGATTCGTATCACCGGTGGCGAGCCGCTCTTACGGCGTGGCCTCGAATCGCTGATAGAGCAGCTCGCGAAAGTGACGACCATAAGCGGCAAGGCGATGGAACTCGCGCTCACGACGAACGGTTCCCTTCTTGCCGCGAAGGCGCAATCGCTTCGTAACGCCGGTCTGGATCGTGTGACGGTCAGTCTCGACGCCGTCGATTACGCCGTGTTCCGCAGGATGAGTGATATCGACATACCTGTGTCTCGCATACTGAAGGGGATCGAGACGGCGCGCGCGGTCGGTCTCGATCCGATCAAGGTGAACACCGTGGTCGAGCGAGGCGTGAACGACAGCCAGATTTTGCCACTCGTGCGGCTTTTCAAAGGCACCGGCGTGGCGGTGCGCTTCATCGAGTACATGGACGTGGGGGGCGCGGCGGATTGGTCGAACGCGAACGTGATGACGGCCCGCGAGATTCGGGACGTCGTCGAGTCGGAGTTTCGCTTGATTCCTCACGCGGTTGCCGAGGAGAGGGGCACCGCGGTCAACTATCGCCATGCCGGCGGTGAAGGTGACGTCGGATTCATTGCGAGCGTATCGCAGCCCTTCTGCGGTTCGTGCTCGCGCGCCCGCATGTCCGCCGACGGACGGGTTTATTCATGCCTGTTCGCCAAGGAAGGTGCGGACCTTACGCCATGGCTCACGGATACCGCGTCGGTCGAACAACTGGCCGTGGCCGTCCGCAGCCGGTGGGTCCAGCGCGATGACCGCTACTCCGAACTTCGGTCGACGCAGCGAAAGAAGGGATCAGGACGAGTCTATCCGACGGTCCGCATGTCGCTTGTCGGGGGCTGA
- a CDS encoding bestrophin family protein has translation MLQSIIPQLVFMGIVSSPAVLTQGRIFGEKIPLKGALHIVRSRSRHILAFRNNASYERFKEARLLWGNLLISARSLTSQILCYVPPGSDSTHIARTLIACIYALKHELRRTDPVPDLLPLLGRARTEALHRTFYKSTALLNDVRRDVADLQTRSLASETKRWMFDAQINELGKAIGGCERIASTPIPFSYSVLLHRTVYAYCILLPFGLVDSTEFFTPLLCVFISYTLIALEAIASEVAVPFSVAPNELALDAITRNIERSILELRGCKIPDEVVPVRPYQLT, from the coding sequence GTGTTGCAATCGATTATCCCGCAGCTGGTTTTCATGGGGATTGTCAGCAGTCCCGCCGTGCTCACGCAGGGGCGCATTTTCGGCGAGAAGATTCCGCTCAAAGGCGCCCTTCACATTGTTCGGTCTCGCTCTCGCCATATTCTCGCGTTTCGCAATAACGCGAGCTATGAACGGTTCAAAGAGGCGCGCCTTCTTTGGGGCAATCTTCTGATCTCCGCGCGGTCGCTGACGTCGCAGATATTGTGCTACGTCCCGCCGGGCTCGGACAGCACGCACATAGCCCGCACGCTCATCGCCTGCATCTATGCGCTGAAGCACGAGCTGCGTCGAACCGATCCGGTTCCGGATCTTCTCCCCTTACTCGGGCGCGCGCGGACCGAGGCGTTGCACCGCACCTTCTACAAGTCCACGGCGCTTCTCAATGACGTTCGTCGGGATGTGGCCGATTTGCAGACGCGCTCGTTGGCTTCGGAGACGAAGCGCTGGATGTTCGACGCACAAATCAACGAACTGGGTAAGGCAATTGGCGGATGCGAGCGAATCGCGTCGACGCCTATTCCGTTTTCCTACAGCGTATTGCTTCATCGGACCGTCTACGCCTATTGCATTTTGCTCCCGTTCGGTCTCGTCGATTCGACGGAATTTTTCACGCCTCTGCTTTGTGTTTTCATCTCATATACGCTGATCGCGCTGGAAGCGATCGCGAGTGAAGTCGCAGTGCCGTTTTCCGTCGCGCCGAATGAGCTGGCGCTCGACGCCATTACGCGCAACATTGAACGATCCATTTTGGAGCTGCGTGGATGCAAGATTCCCGACGAGGTCGTACCCGTACGTCCGTATCAACTGACTTGA
- a CDS encoding DnaJ C-terminal domain-containing protein: protein MKYKDYYAVMGVPRTATEAELKTAHRKLARKFHPDLNKDADAEARFKEVGEAYQVLKDPEKRAAFDSLGTGFKDGDEIRPHADVGGGYEYSTGGGTQDADDFFSDLFGTRARHSASPHEPGWPGEDLHAKVIVSLEDIYNGAQRTVTLQTPVIDDRGRVTFQTRTLDVAIPKGILDGQRLRLAGQGGVGIGNAPRGDLYLEIALGTPKRYRVDGRDVTTDLPLAPWEAALGAEVVVPTPSGDVTVTVPAGSWAGRRLRLKGRGIPGDPPGDFYVMLGIVLPPADTEAKRAAYATMHDAFDFDPRAHFYGQSS from the coding sequence ATGAAATACAAGGACTATTACGCCGTCATGGGCGTGCCCCGAACAGCTACCGAAGCGGAGCTCAAGACCGCCCATCGCAAACTCGCGCGCAAGTTTCATCCGGACCTCAACAAGGACGCCGACGCCGAAGCGCGTTTTAAGGAGGTCGGCGAAGCCTATCAGGTGCTCAAGGACCCAGAGAAGCGTGCAGCATTCGATTCGCTCGGCACCGGCTTCAAGGACGGCGACGAGATCCGCCCGCATGCCGACGTTGGCGGCGGTTACGAGTACAGCACCGGCGGAGGCACACAGGACGCTGACGACTTCTTCAGCGACCTGTTCGGGACGCGTGCGCGCCACTCAGCAAGCCCCCACGAGCCCGGGTGGCCCGGCGAGGATCTCCACGCCAAGGTAATTGTTAGCCTTGAAGACATCTACAACGGCGCACAACGGACCGTGACGCTGCAAACGCCCGTGATCGACGATCGGGGGCGCGTCACGTTTCAAACGCGAACGCTCGACGTCGCAATACCGAAAGGCATCCTCGACGGCCAGCGACTGCGGCTCGCGGGTCAGGGCGGTGTGGGCATTGGCAACGCTCCGCGCGGCGATCTGTATCTGGAGATCGCACTCGGTACCCCCAAGCGGTACCGCGTCGACGGCCGGGATGTGACGACCGACCTTCCCTTGGCGCCTTGGGAAGCAGCCCTTGGCGCCGAAGTTGTCGTACCGACGCCCTCAGGGGACGTCACCGTGACCGTTCCCGCAGGATCGTGGGCCGGCCGGAGACTGAGACTCAAGGGGCGAGGAATTCCCGGCGATCCGCCCGGCGACTTCTACGTGATGCTGGGCATTGTGCTGCCTCCAGCGGATACCGAGGCTAAACGAGCCGCCTACGCCACCATGCACGACGCGTTCGATTTCGATCCGCGCGCGCATTTTTACGGACAATCATCATGA